One genomic segment of Pyruvatibacter mobilis includes these proteins:
- a CDS encoding YHS domain-containing (seleno)protein, producing MKNRLPLAAAAAAIALVTPTSGQAADEHNVTSGITTSGAPLALHGVDAVALSLLKAIAPGDANHSVVQDGVAYYFASAESARLFMQAPAKYMPQYGGFCAYAVALGKKFDGDPRFADIVDGKLYLFVNAEIFAEYLKDKANVLAKAEATWPEIQHTPVEDL from the coding sequence ATGAAAAACCGCCTTCCCCTTGCCGCCGCTGCCGCCGCCATCGCCCTTGTAACGCCCACCAGCGGGCAGGCGGCCGACGAACACAATGTGACCTCCGGCATCACCACCTCCGGCGCGCCCCTGGCCCTGCACGGGGTGGACGCGGTGGCGCTGTCGCTGCTCAAGGCCATCGCGCCGGGCGACGCTAACCACAGCGTGGTGCAGGACGGGGTGGCCTATTACTTCGCATCCGCTGAAAGCGCCCGCCTGTTCATGCAGGCGCCGGCGAAATACATGCCGCAATATGGCGGCTTCTGCGCCTATGCGGTGGCGCTGGGCAAAAAGTTCGACGGCGACCCGCGCTTCGCCGACATCGTCGACGGCAAGCTCTATCTGTTCGTCAACGCCGAGATTTTTGCGGAGTATTTGAAGGACAAGGCGAATGTCCTCGCCAAGGCCGAGGCGACGTGGCCGGAGATCCAGCACACGCCGGTGGAGGATTTGTAG
- a CDS encoding DUF6602 domain-containing protein, producing MTKRSTRSSSQVFKRVLEQASERLRLDAGAAENLQHRGLRGNERANALREFLANHLPRVFEVGNGEAIDFRDDRSGELDLFIFDRATAAALQTSSESALIPAEALYAVIEVKTKLTQEELDKSTAAAAKLRRLKPFKKAFVAARTGGRASFSRCRCPYFVFAYETNLAEEDWASKEYRRIYNAADKMGVAIDVVDRVIVLNRGIILPNKRQSLLEEDSDGIFLEFYLHLINFLMRERGRRPVIDWTAYTSRKKWKTISKH from the coding sequence ATGACGAAACGGTCAACTAGATCATCTAGCCAAGTGTTCAAAAGAGTTCTTGAGCAAGCCAGTGAACGGTTGCGCCTTGATGCTGGGGCCGCCGAAAACCTTCAGCACAGAGGGCTCAGGGGAAACGAACGGGCAAATGCTCTGCGAGAGTTTCTCGCCAATCACTTACCTAGGGTTTTCGAGGTGGGGAATGGTGAGGCAATCGACTTCAGGGACGATCGGAGCGGCGAGTTAGACCTTTTCATTTTTGATCGAGCAACCGCGGCAGCATTGCAGACGTCCTCGGAGAGTGCACTTATTCCAGCTGAGGCGCTCTATGCCGTTATTGAGGTCAAAACAAAGCTTACGCAGGAAGAGCTGGATAAATCGACCGCGGCAGCCGCCAAACTGAGAAGACTTAAACCCTTCAAAAAGGCTTTCGTGGCGGCGCGGACAGGCGGGCGCGCATCCTTTAGTCGTTGTCGATGTCCCTACTTTGTCTTTGCCTATGAAACGAATCTTGCGGAAGAAGATTGGGCGAGCAAAGAGTACCGCCGAATTTACAATGCCGCAGATAAAATGGGCGTTGCGATAGACGTAGTTGACAGGGTTATTGTGCTTAACCGCGGAATTATTCTACCGAATAAGCGGCAATCTCTTTTGGAAGAAGACTCTGATGGCATATTTCTGGAGTTCTATCTTCACCTGATCAACTTTCTGATGCGCGAGCGAGGGCGACGCCCCGTAATTGATTGGACGGCGTATACGTCGCGCAAGAAGTGGAAAACCATAAGCAAGCACTGA
- a CDS encoding HNH endonuclease signature motif containing protein gives MAAYSGRCASNGCNVTEAPDVAHISPCRRKAANDVRKGLLLRADIHDLFDIGLIAGDTETMSVVLSIEVRATKYSYLHGKEVRLSGDENLWPRKEALASYKSWSQL, from the coding sequence ATGGCTGCTTATTCGGGCCGTTGTGCATCTAACGGCTGCAACGTAACCGAGGCTCCGGATGTAGCACACATCTCACCTTGCCGGCGCAAAGCCGCAAATGACGTCCGGAAAGGGCTCCTGCTACGCGCTGACATCCATGACCTCTTTGATATTGGCCTAATAGCTGGGGACACAGAAACGATGTCTGTTGTTTTGTCGATTGAAGTTCGAGCGACCAAGTATTCGTACCTACACGGTAAAGAAGTGCGTCTGTCGGGCGATGAAAACCTTTGGCCGAGAAAGGAGGCACTAGCATCATACAAATCATGGTCGCAGTTATAG
- a CDS encoding site-specific integrase, which yields MSKTGKKVKITKRVVDLAAPKTSPYIIWDLELPGFGLRVAANGRKAYIVSYRVGVGRGAKQRRVSIAASNTMTCEMARKEAQVYLANARLGEDRREEIDAAAKAKADITVAKAIEIWHAEAAHRNRRTGKARDPRNIRNEMSRMDAHLIPAIGNKKLRELTRRDVELLRDDITAGRTAVVQKTKKHGVRRATGGTGTAKRTMVSFKSVLAYMKDIGFVDQNVAANLRLAPDGKKERYLSVAEAHRLGKCLDEWEHMDRRVTGITIIRLLLMTGARTKEIEELKWSEIDFDRSFFRFEETKSGRSIRPISPQVLDILKALPRLHPTWVFLNNAGTGPYCGTQAVWRLVREEAGLPDVRKHDLRHSFASFALANGLSLPIIGTLLGHSRPETTQRYAHLSDRHAMEAAKSVGLAVMNALEGRE from the coding sequence ATGTCAAAAACAGGAAAAAAGGTCAAGATTACGAAGCGTGTCGTCGATTTGGCCGCGCCGAAAACGTCGCCCTACATTATCTGGGACCTGGAGCTTCCCGGCTTTGGTCTCAGGGTCGCAGCGAATGGACGCAAGGCCTACATCGTGTCCTATCGGGTTGGTGTCGGGCGCGGCGCAAAACAGAGACGGGTGAGCATTGCCGCCTCCAATACGATGACGTGCGAGATGGCGCGCAAGGAGGCTCAGGTCTATCTTGCCAATGCCCGCCTCGGTGAGGATCGCCGGGAAGAGATTGACGCTGCCGCCAAGGCCAAAGCAGACATCACCGTCGCAAAAGCCATCGAGATCTGGCACGCCGAAGCGGCGCACCGCAACCGGCGAACAGGCAAAGCCAGAGACCCGCGTAACATCCGGAATGAGATGAGCCGGATGGATGCTCACCTCATCCCTGCAATCGGCAACAAGAAGCTTCGTGAACTGACACGCCGGGATGTCGAGTTGCTGCGTGACGATATCACCGCTGGCCGGACAGCTGTGGTTCAGAAGACGAAGAAGCATGGGGTGCGCCGCGCCACGGGCGGGACCGGGACAGCGAAGCGGACAATGGTCAGCTTCAAGAGCGTCCTCGCCTATATGAAAGATATCGGCTTCGTGGATCAGAATGTTGCGGCCAATCTCAGGCTCGCGCCGGATGGCAAGAAGGAACGCTACCTCTCTGTGGCTGAGGCCCACCGTCTCGGTAAATGCCTTGATGAGTGGGAACATATGGATCGTCGTGTGACTGGCATCACAATTATCCGCCTGCTGCTGATGACGGGCGCGCGGACCAAAGAGATCGAAGAGCTGAAATGGTCTGAGATCGATTTCGACCGCTCCTTCTTCCGGTTTGAAGAGACCAAGTCAGGCCGGTCGATCCGGCCGATCTCGCCGCAAGTCCTGGATATTCTCAAGGCTTTGCCGCGACTGCACCCGACCTGGGTCTTTCTCAATAATGCGGGCACAGGTCCTTATTGCGGGACGCAGGCGGTCTGGAGACTGGTGCGCGAGGAAGCGGGCCTGCCGGATGTCCGGAAGCACGATCTTCGGCACAGCTTTGCGAGTTTTGCTCTGGCCAACGGCCTGTCGCTTCCGATCATCGGTACACTGCTCGGGCATAGCCGTCCTGAGACCACGCAGCGCTATGCCCATTTGTCGGATCGTCATGCGATGGAGGCCGCCAAGAGCGTCGGCCTCGCCGTCATGAACGCGCTCGAAGGCCGTGAGTGA
- a CDS encoding type IV toxin-antitoxin system AbiEi family antitoxin domain-containing protein, which translates to MAGVLACLFDPACFEFNEFRIPKVYQVSCAQNYLLAKFRKLSILYPMRRQNETKLKWLLETVLPGRLVDTQTLQRHGITRMLAHKYIDSGWLEPVVRGLYRRPKADARSADWQLVVRSLQHVMDYSSVVGGRTALELQGFAHYLPLRGDQDVHLYGEAHPTWLKRLDEAGRYRLRSTKLFDMHADEETTDVDSPVGPLKCSTPERAILELLDELPKHESVHIVDTVFEGLASARPRRLEKLLACCTSIKVKRLFFVFADKHGHAWRRHLSPERFDLGSGPRALFDKGQFHPRYAISVPPELMPQSEARHGA; encoded by the coding sequence ATGGCGGGTGTGCTGGCATGTTTGTTCGACCCGGCGTGTTTCGAGTTCAATGAATTTCGTATCCCCAAGGTATACCAAGTAAGCTGCGCTCAAAACTATCTGCTTGCCAAGTTTCGAAAATTGTCTATTTTGTATCCCATGAGGCGACAAAACGAGACAAAGCTAAAATGGCTGCTGGAGACCGTCCTGCCAGGTCGGCTGGTCGATACGCAGACACTGCAGCGTCATGGCATCACGCGCATGCTCGCCCACAAATACATAGACAGCGGCTGGCTCGAACCGGTCGTGCGCGGCCTCTACCGACGCCCGAAGGCTGACGCTCGCAGCGCAGACTGGCAACTCGTCGTACGCTCGCTGCAGCACGTCATGGACTATTCATCGGTCGTCGGCGGACGGACCGCGCTGGAGCTGCAGGGGTTCGCCCATTATCTGCCGCTGCGCGGCGATCAGGATGTCCACCTCTATGGCGAAGCGCATCCGACCTGGCTCAAGCGGCTGGATGAGGCTGGCCGCTACCGGCTGCGCAGCACCAAACTGTTCGACATGCACGCTGATGAGGAAACGACGGATGTCGACTCCCCGGTTGGCCCACTGAAATGTTCAACGCCGGAACGCGCCATCCTCGAACTGCTGGACGAGCTGCCCAAGCATGAGAGCGTTCATATCGTCGATACGGTCTTCGAAGGCCTCGCCTCCGCGCGCCCCCGCCGTCTGGAGAAGCTGCTGGCGTGCTGCACCAGCATCAAGGTCAAGCGGCTCTTCTTCGTCTTTGCCGACAAGCATGGCCATGCCTGGCGCCGACATCTCTCGCCCGAGCGGTTCGACCTCGGCTCGGGACCTCGTGCCCTCTTTGACAAGGGACAGTTTCATCCGCGTTACGCGATCTCCGTGCCGCCGGAGCTGATGCCGCAAAGTGAGGCGCGCCATGGCGCGTGA